One segment of Mycolicibacterium sp. YH-1 DNA contains the following:
- a CDS encoding pyruvate carboxylase has translation MITKLLVANRGEIAIRAFRAAFELGITTVAVYPYEDRNSLHRSKADESYQIGAVGHPVRAYLSVDEIVDTARRCGADAVYPGYGFLSENPELAAACATAGLVFVGPPADLLELTGHKGRAIAAARAAGLPVLVSTEPSASVPDLLAASSAMTFPVFVKAVAGGGGRGMRRVAEPSDLPEAIEAASREAEAAFGDPTVFLEQAVINPRHIEVQILADRHGEVIHLFERDCSVQRRHQKVIEVAPAPNLPEELRQRICGDAVAFARHIGYSGAGTVEFLLDERGQHVFIECNPRIQVEHTVTEEITDVDLVSAQLRIASGDSLADLGLRQSSVQIRGAALQCRITTEDPTNGFRPDTGRIVAYRTPGGAGIRLDGGTNVGAEISAHFDSMLVKLTCRGRDFASAVARSRRAVAEFRIRGVSTNISFLQAVLEDPGFAAGRLTTSFIDERPHLLTARTSADRGTRILNYLADVTVNRPHGPRPSTVYPHDKLPSLDLTIPPPAGSRQRLDDLGPEGFALWLRESPALGVSDTTFRDAHQSLLATRVRTTGLLAVAPYVARMTPQLLSIECWGGATYDVALRFLKEDPWERLAALREAVPNICLQMLLRGRNTVGYTPYPDLVTDAFVAEATATGIDIFRIFDALNNVESMRPAIDAVRETGSAVAEVAMSYTGDLSDPGESLYTLDYYLKLAEQIVDAGAHVLAIKDMAGLLRPQAATTLVSALRSRFDLPVHVHTHDTPGGQLATYLAAWQAGASAVDGAAAPLAGTTSQPALSAIVAATANTCFDTGLSLSAVCDLEPYWEALRKVYAPFESGLPAPTGRVYRHEIPGGQLSNLRTQAIALGLGDRFEDVETSYAESDRVLGRLVKVTPSSKVVGDLALALVGAGVDADEFAADPARYDIPESVIGFLRGELGDPPGGWPEPLRTKALTGRSRAKPTETLTATDTMLLTEPGRVRRAALNRLLFPGPAMEFDAHRELYGDTSRLSANQFFYGLRQREEHRVQLERGVELIIGLEAISDADERGMRTVMFVLNGQLRPVAVRDRSVAATVPTAEKADKTDPDHVAAPFAGVVTLVVGAGETVVAGQSIATIEAMKMEAAITAPRAGTVSRVAVSRTAQVEAGDLLVVVT, from the coding sequence GTGATCACCAAGCTGCTGGTGGCCAACCGCGGAGAGATCGCGATCCGGGCGTTCCGCGCCGCCTTCGAACTCGGCATCACGACGGTCGCCGTCTACCCGTACGAGGACCGCAATTCCCTGCACAGGTCGAAGGCCGACGAGTCCTATCAGATCGGCGCCGTCGGGCATCCGGTGCGCGCATACCTGTCGGTCGACGAGATTGTCGACACGGCGCGACGGTGTGGCGCCGACGCCGTGTACCCCGGCTACGGCTTCCTGTCGGAGAACCCGGAGTTGGCGGCGGCGTGCGCGACGGCGGGACTGGTGTTCGTCGGACCGCCCGCGGATCTCCTTGAGCTGACGGGCCACAAGGGCCGCGCCATCGCAGCCGCGCGTGCGGCGGGCCTGCCCGTGCTGGTCTCCACTGAGCCGTCGGCGTCGGTGCCGGACCTTTTGGCCGCGTCCTCGGCAATGACGTTTCCGGTGTTCGTCAAGGCGGTCGCCGGCGGTGGCGGGCGTGGGATGCGCCGCGTGGCGGAGCCATCTGATCTGCCGGAGGCGATCGAGGCGGCATCGCGAGAGGCCGAGGCGGCCTTCGGGGACCCGACGGTGTTTCTGGAACAGGCCGTCATCAACCCGCGGCACATCGAGGTACAGATCCTCGCCGATCGACATGGCGAGGTAATCCACCTGTTCGAGCGCGACTGCAGTGTGCAGCGTCGCCATCAGAAGGTCATTGAGGTCGCGCCAGCGCCGAACCTGCCCGAGGAGCTGCGACAGAGAATCTGCGGTGACGCCGTCGCGTTCGCCCGCCACATCGGTTACTCGGGGGCGGGCACGGTGGAGTTCCTGCTCGATGAGCGTGGACAGCACGTGTTCATCGAGTGCAATCCGCGCATCCAGGTCGAGCACACCGTGACCGAGGAGATCACCGACGTCGACCTGGTGTCGGCGCAGCTGCGGATCGCATCCGGGGACTCGTTGGCCGATCTCGGTCTGCGTCAGTCGTCGGTGCAGATCCGTGGCGCGGCGCTGCAGTGCCGGATCACCACGGAGGATCCGACGAACGGGTTTCGGCCCGACACCGGTCGCATCGTGGCTTATCGCACGCCGGGCGGTGCCGGGATCCGACTGGACGGCGGCACCAATGTGGGGGCCGAGATCTCGGCGCACTTCGACTCGATGCTGGTCAAGCTCACCTGTCGGGGGCGGGATTTCGCCTCCGCGGTGGCGCGGTCGAGGCGTGCGGTGGCCGAGTTCCGCATCCGCGGGGTGTCGACGAACATCTCGTTCCTGCAGGCGGTGCTTGAGGATCCCGGCTTCGCGGCGGGACGGCTGACGACGTCGTTCATCGACGAGCGACCCCATCTGTTGACGGCACGCACATCGGCAGACCGGGGTACCCGCATCCTCAACTACCTGGCCGACGTGACGGTGAACAGGCCCCACGGGCCGCGGCCGTCGACGGTGTATCCGCATGACAAGTTGCCGTCGTTGGACTTGACGATCCCACCGCCAGCCGGGAGCCGACAGCGACTCGACGATCTCGGTCCCGAGGGTTTCGCCCTGTGGCTGCGGGAGTCACCGGCGCTCGGGGTCAGTGACACGACGTTTCGTGACGCCCATCAGTCGCTATTGGCCACCCGGGTACGCACGACGGGGTTGTTGGCGGTTGCGCCGTACGTCGCGCGGATGACGCCGCAGTTGCTGTCCATCGAGTGCTGGGGTGGCGCGACTTACGATGTGGCGCTGCGCTTCCTGAAGGAGGATCCGTGGGAGCGGCTGGCCGCGCTGCGCGAGGCGGTGCCCAACATCTGTCTGCAGATGTTGTTGCGTGGTCGCAACACCGTTGGCTACACGCCGTACCCGGACCTGGTGACCGACGCTTTCGTGGCTGAGGCGACCGCAACGGGTATCGACATCTTCAGGATCTTCGATGCGCTCAACAACGTCGAGTCGATGCGCCCGGCGATCGACGCGGTGCGTGAGACCGGTTCTGCGGTGGCCGAGGTCGCGATGTCCTACACCGGCGATCTGTCCGATCCAGGGGAGAGCCTCTACACGCTGGACTACTACCTCAAGCTCGCCGAGCAGATCGTCGACGCCGGGGCACACGTGCTGGCCATCAAGGACATGGCCGGCCTGTTGCGCCCGCAGGCGGCGACGACGCTGGTGAGCGCGTTGCGGTCGCGATTCGACCTGCCGGTGCACGTGCACACCCATGACACTCCCGGTGGTCAGCTGGCCACGTATCTGGCGGCGTGGCAGGCCGGAGCCTCGGCGGTCGACGGTGCGGCCGCACCGTTGGCGGGCACCACGAGTCAGCCAGCGCTGTCAGCGATCGTGGCCGCGACCGCGAACACGTGCTTCGACACCGGACTGTCGCTGTCCGCGGTGTGCGATCTGGAGCCGTACTGGGAGGCGCTACGAAAGGTGTACGCGCCGTTCGAGTCCGGGCTACCGGCGCCGACCGGCCGGGTCTATCGCCACGAGATTCCAGGAGGTCAGCTGTCGAACCTGCGGACCCAGGCCATCGCGCTCGGACTGGGGGACCGGTTCGAGGACGTCGAGACCAGCTATGCGGAATCGGATCGGGTACTCGGCCGGTTGGTGAAGGTCACGCCGTCGAGCAAGGTCGTCGGTGACCTGGCGCTGGCGCTGGTGGGCGCAGGCGTGGACGCCGACGAGTTCGCCGCCGATCCGGCGCGCTATGACATCCCGGAGTCAGTTATCGGCTTCCTGCGCGGTGAACTCGGTGACCCACCGGGCGGCTGGCCGGAACCGCTGCGGACCAAGGCGTTGACCGGTCGCTCGCGGGCCAAGCCAACTGAGACGCTGACCGCCACCGACACGATGTTGTTGACCGAGCCCGGCCGGGTGCGGCGGGCCGCGCTGAACAGGCTGCTGTTCCCCGGTCCGGCAATGGAATTCGACGCGCACCGCGAGCTGTACGGCGACACCTCACGGCTGAGCGCGAACCAGTTCTTCTATGGGCTGCGCCAGCGCGAGGAGCACCGCGTACAACTCGAACGCGGGGTCGAGTTGATCATCGGCTTGGAGGCCATCTCCGATGCCGACGAACGTGGCATGCGGACGGTCATGTTCGTCCTCAACGGCCAACTGCGGCCGGTGGCAGTGCGTGACCGCAGCGTCGCCGCCACCGTGCCGACGGCGGAGAAGGCCGACAAGACCGACCCCGATCACGTCGCCGCGCCGTTCGCGGGGGTCGTCACCCTGGTGGTGGGAGCCGGCGAGACGGTAGTGGCCGGCCAGTCCATCGCCACGATCGAGGCGATGAAGATGGAGGCTGCGATCACCGCGCCCAGGGCGGGGACCGTCAGCCGGGTCGCGGTGTCGCGGACCGCGCAGGTCGAGGCGGGTGACCTCCTCGTCGTGGTCACCTGA
- a CDS encoding short-chain fatty acyl-CoA regulator family protein — MAKTFVGARLRRLREEHGLTQVALARALNLSTSYVNQLENDQRPVTVPVLLSLSERFDLPTHYFTPESDARLVSDLREILADGPATPAQIEELVGRMPAVGQTLINLHRRLFDATTELEAMQVRASADSPTSLQQPMPFEEVRDFFYDRKNHIAELDLAAEELFTRQSMRIGGLDTQLADLLDADLGITVVIDDGETLGANAKRLFRPDTRTLHIARWLHPGQRAFQMATQYALLTHADLISALVATDDQLSTEAREVARIGLANYFAGALLLPYRIFLSAAESLRYDIDQLARRFEVGFETVCHRLSTLQRPDARGVPFIFVRTDSAGNISKRQSATAFHFSRVGGNCPLWVVHHAFSRPGEFITQVAQMPDGRTYFWIARTTTSSHSRYLGPHKNFAIGLGCDLAHAERLIYSAGIDVTDADTTVPIGAGCKICERPACPQRAFPYIGRAVKVDPHASSDLPYPTITTS; from the coding sequence GTGGCGAAGACCTTCGTGGGAGCCCGCCTGCGCAGGCTGCGGGAGGAACATGGCCTGACGCAGGTCGCCCTTGCGCGTGCGCTCAACCTGTCGACGAGCTATGTGAACCAGCTCGAGAATGACCAGCGGCCGGTGACGGTACCGGTGCTGCTGTCACTGTCGGAGCGCTTCGATCTACCGACGCACTACTTCACCCCGGAGTCCGACGCGCGGCTGGTGTCGGATCTGCGCGAGATTCTGGCCGACGGGCCCGCGACGCCGGCACAGATCGAGGAGCTGGTCGGCCGCATGCCTGCCGTCGGCCAGACACTGATCAACCTGCACCGCAGACTGTTCGACGCGACCACCGAACTCGAGGCGATGCAGGTCCGCGCGAGTGCCGACTCGCCAACGTCACTTCAGCAGCCGATGCCGTTCGAAGAGGTTCGCGACTTCTTCTATGACCGGAAGAACCACATCGCCGAACTCGACCTGGCCGCCGAGGAGCTGTTCACCCGGCAGTCGATGCGGATCGGCGGCCTGGACACGCAACTGGCCGATCTGCTCGACGCCGACCTCGGCATCACCGTGGTGATCGACGATGGTGAGACGCTGGGCGCCAACGCTAAACGGTTGTTTCGGCCCGACACCCGGACGCTCCACATCGCGCGCTGGCTGCATCCCGGCCAACGCGCGTTCCAGATGGCCACCCAGTACGCCCTGCTCACCCATGCCGATCTGATCTCGGCGCTGGTCGCGACCGACGACCAGCTCAGCACCGAGGCGCGTGAGGTGGCCCGCATCGGCCTTGCGAACTACTTCGCGGGTGCGCTGCTGCTGCCCTACCGGATCTTCCTGTCGGCCGCCGAGAGCCTGCGCTATGACATCGACCAGCTCGCCCGCCGCTTCGAGGTGGGATTCGAGACCGTCTGCCACCGCCTTTCGACGTTGCAGCGGCCCGACGCCCGCGGGGTGCCGTTCATCTTCGTGCGGACCGATAGTGCGGGAAACATCTCGAAACGCCAGTCCGCCACGGCTTTTCACTTCTCGCGCGTCGGTGGCAACTGCCCCCTCTGGGTTGTCCATCACGCGTTCTCGCGACCCGGCGAGTTCATCACCCAGGTGGCGCAGATGCCCGATGGGCGCACCTACTTCTGGATCGCCAGGACGACCACGTCGAGTCACAGCCGATACCTGGGGCCGCACAAGAACTTCGCCATCGGTCTCGGATGCGATCTGGCGCACGCCGAACGGCTCATCTACTCGGCGGGTATCGACGTCACGGACGCCGACACCACCGTGCCCATCGGAGCGGGCTGCAAGATCTGCGAGCGACCCGCCTGCCCGCAGCGAGCCTTCCCCTACATCGGGCGTGCGGTGAAGGTCGACCCGCACGCCAGCAGCGACCTGCCCTACCCGACGATCACGACGTCGTGA
- the prpD gene encoding 2-methylcitrate dehydratase PrpD, translating to MHSHDIRTRRSAEEFPRCEHLAAKIAEVAADPVPVDPEVEEMVVNRIIDNAAVSAASVIRRPVTVARAQALAHKTRRGACVFGVEGTVSAEWAAWANGVAVRELDFHDTFLAAEYSHPGDNIPALVAVAQQLGVRGSDLIRGIATAYEVQIDLVRGICLHQHKIDHVAHLGPSVAAGLGTMLRLDQETIYAAIGQALHLTTATRQSRKGLISSWKAFAPAWAGKVAIEAVDRAMRGEGSPAPIWEGEDGVIAWLLAGPEHTYQVPLPGPGEPKRAILDSYTKEHSAEYQSQALIDLARRMRERIGDLDQIASIVLHTSNHTHVVIGTGSGDPQKFDPGASRETLDHSVMYIFAVALQDGEWHHERSYAPERAHRPDTVDLWGRISTVEDPEWTRRYHSNDPAEKAFGARAVITLKNGETIVDELAVADAHPLGARPFAREQYVAKFTELAAGVVEVDEQQRFLTAVDAVSGLRPGALGALNVRVDPRVLDKAPTVPSGIFR from the coding sequence ATGCACAGTCATGACATCCGTACCCGACGCAGCGCCGAAGAGTTCCCACGGTGTGAGCACCTGGCCGCCAAGATCGCGGAGGTCGCCGCCGACCCCGTCCCGGTCGACCCTGAGGTCGAGGAGATGGTGGTCAACCGGATCATCGACAACGCCGCGGTATCGGCGGCCTCGGTGATCCGCAGGCCGGTGACTGTGGCCCGCGCCCAGGCGCTGGCGCACAAGACCCGCCGGGGTGCCTGCGTGTTCGGCGTCGAGGGCACCGTGTCCGCGGAATGGGCGGCGTGGGCCAACGGTGTGGCGGTCCGTGAACTCGACTTTCACGACACATTCCTGGCAGCCGAGTACTCGCACCCCGGTGACAACATCCCGGCGCTCGTCGCCGTGGCGCAGCAACTCGGCGTGCGGGGCTCCGACCTGATCCGGGGCATCGCCACCGCCTACGAGGTGCAGATCGATCTGGTGCGGGGAATCTGCCTGCACCAGCACAAGATCGACCATGTCGCACACCTGGGACCGTCGGTGGCTGCGGGCCTGGGCACCATGTTGCGCCTCGACCAGGAGACGATCTACGCGGCCATCGGGCAGGCGCTGCACCTCACCACCGCGACACGTCAGTCTCGCAAGGGCCTCATCTCCAGTTGGAAGGCGTTCGCACCCGCATGGGCGGGAAAGGTCGCGATCGAGGCCGTCGACCGAGCCATGCGCGGCGAGGGCTCGCCCGCGCCGATCTGGGAGGGCGAGGACGGCGTCATAGCGTGGCTGCTGGCAGGCCCGGAGCACACCTACCAGGTGCCACTGCCGGGCCCCGGCGAACCCAAGCGCGCGATCCTGGACAGCTACACCAAGGAGCACTCGGCCGAGTACCAGAGCCAGGCCCTTATCGACCTCGCTCGCCGGATGCGCGAGCGCATCGGCGATCTCGACCAGATCGCGTCGATAGTGCTGCACACCAGCAACCACACCCATGTGGTGATCGGAACCGGCTCGGGCGACCCGCAGAAGTTCGACCCGGGTGCGTCGCGCGAAACGCTGGACCACTCCGTGATGTACATCTTCGCGGTGGCACTGCAGGACGGCGAGTGGCATCACGAGAGGTCGTACGCACCCGAACGGGCGCACCGACCCGACACCGTCGACCTGTGGGGCAGGATCTCCACCGTCGAGGATCCCGAGTGGACCCGGCGCTATCACTCGAATGACCCCGCGGAGAAGGCCTTCGGTGCGCGAGCCGTCATCACGCTGAAGAACGGTGAGACCATCGTCGACGAACTCGCGGTCGCCGATGCTCACCCGCTGGGTGCCAGGCCCTTCGCACGTGAGCAGTACGTCGCCAAGTTCACCGAACTCGCCGCCGGTGTCGTCGAGGTCGACGAGCAGCAGCGATTCCTGACCGCGGTCGATGCGGTATCGGGTTTGCGGCCCGGAGCGTTGGGTGCGCTGAACGTGCGGGTTGACCCACGGGTGCTGGACAAGGCGCCGACTGTCCCGTCGGGGATCTTCCGGTGA
- the prpB gene encoding methylisocitrate lyase: MSGLLGSATSAADKRSGFRAALESGRLLRLPGAFSPLVAKMVAELEFDGVYVSGAVLSADLGLPDIGLTTLTEVSARGGQIAAATELPTLIDADTGFGEPMSAARTVTLLEDAGLAGCHLEDQVNPKRCGHLDGKAVVETSEMVKRLRAAVSARRDPNFIVCARTDAAGTEGIDAAIDRAKAYADAGADLIFTEALTSPADFERFRAAVDTPLLANMTEFGKSELLTTEQLADIGYNVVIYPVTTLRLAMYAVEAGLREIATVGTQSGLLDSMQHRSRLYELLRYADYNTFDSDVYNFDVQQVTR, translated from the coding sequence GTGAGCGGTCTGCTCGGGTCCGCCACATCAGCCGCGGACAAGCGGTCGGGCTTTCGCGCCGCGCTGGAATCCGGTCGCCTGCTGCGCCTTCCCGGAGCATTCTCACCGCTGGTGGCCAAGATGGTCGCAGAACTCGAGTTCGACGGGGTCTACGTTTCCGGGGCGGTGCTGTCCGCGGATCTCGGGCTACCCGACATCGGGTTGACGACCCTGACCGAGGTGTCCGCTCGCGGCGGCCAGATCGCTGCCGCCACCGAACTGCCGACCCTGATCGACGCCGACACCGGTTTCGGTGAGCCGATGAGTGCGGCCCGCACCGTCACGCTTCTCGAGGATGCGGGCCTGGCCGGGTGCCATCTCGAGGATCAGGTGAACCCGAAACGGTGTGGCCACCTTGACGGCAAGGCCGTGGTGGAGACCTCGGAGATGGTGAAGCGGCTACGGGCAGCGGTGTCCGCGCGGCGCGACCCGAACTTCATCGTGTGTGCGCGCACCGACGCCGCGGGGACAGAGGGGATCGACGCGGCCATCGACCGGGCCAAGGCCTATGCCGACGCGGGCGCCGATCTCATCTTCACCGAGGCCCTGACATCACCGGCCGACTTCGAGCGGTTCCGTGCGGCCGTCGACACACCGCTGCTGGCCAACATGACCGAGTTCGGCAAGTCCGAGCTCCTGACCACCGAGCAGCTCGCTGACATTGGCTACAACGTCGTCATCTACCCGGTCACCACACTGCGGCTGGCGATGTACGCGGTCGAGGCGGGACTGCGTGAGATCGCCACGGTGGGAACACAGTCCGGCCTGCTCGACAGCATGCAGCATCGCAGTCGGCTCTACGAGCTGCTGCGCTATGCCGACTACAACACATTCGACTCCGACGTGTACAACTTCGACGTTCAGCAGGTGACGCGGTGA
- a CDS encoding bifunctional 2-methylcitrate synthase/citrate synthase gives MIYKGLAGVVVDTTAISKVVPETNTLTYRGYPVQDLAARCSFEEVAYLLWHGELAGDQELALFCQRERATRRLDNSMLSLLAKLPDNCHPMDVVRTAISYLGAEDPAEDDSSRSANQAKSLRMFAVLPTIVAADMRRRRGLNPIAPHSHLGYVQNFLHMCFGEVPEPVIVKAVEQSMVLYAEHSFNASTFAARVVTSTQSDIYSAVTAAIGALKGSLHGGANEAVMHDMLEIGSAERAPEWLADKLSRKEKVMGFGHRVYRNGDSRVPTMRAALERVAAVRDGRRWLDIYEVLERDMAAATGIKPNLDFPTGPAYYLMGFDIPMFTPMFVMSRITGWTAHIMEQSASNALIRPLSEYSGQPQRALV, from the coding sequence GTGATCTACAAGGGATTGGCAGGCGTGGTGGTGGACACCACCGCGATATCCAAGGTCGTGCCGGAGACCAACACGTTGACCTACCGCGGCTACCCCGTGCAGGACCTCGCCGCCCGGTGCAGCTTCGAGGAGGTCGCCTACCTGCTCTGGCACGGCGAACTGGCAGGAGACCAGGAACTCGCATTGTTCTGCCAACGGGAGAGGGCGACACGTCGTCTCGACAACTCAATGCTCTCGCTGCTGGCGAAACTGCCCGACAACTGCCATCCGATGGACGTGGTGCGAACGGCGATCAGCTACCTCGGGGCCGAGGACCCGGCGGAGGACGACAGCAGCCGCAGCGCCAATCAGGCGAAGTCTCTGCGGATGTTCGCCGTGCTGCCAACCATCGTGGCCGCTGACATGCGGCGGCGACGCGGTCTGAACCCGATCGCCCCGCACAGCCATCTGGGTTACGTGCAGAACTTCCTGCACATGTGTTTCGGGGAGGTGCCCGAGCCGGTGATCGTCAAGGCCGTCGAGCAGTCGATGGTGCTGTACGCGGAACATAGTTTCAACGCGTCGACGTTCGCCGCACGTGTCGTGACCTCGACGCAGTCCGACATCTACAGCGCAGTGACCGCGGCAATCGGCGCGCTCAAGGGATCACTGCACGGCGGGGCCAACGAGGCGGTCATGCACGACATGCTCGAGATCGGCAGCGCCGAGCGAGCCCCGGAGTGGTTGGCCGACAAGCTGTCCCGGAAAGAGAAGGTTATGGGCTTCGGCCACCGGGTGTACCGCAACGGTGACTCACGGGTGCCCACAATGAGGGCGGCGTTGGAGCGCGTCGCCGCTGTCCGTGACGGGCGCCGCTGGCTGGACATCTACGAGGTCCTGGAGCGTGACATGGCGGCGGCGACCGGAATCAAGCCCAACCTCGACTTCCCGACCGGGCCGGCCTACTACCTGATGGGCTTCGACATCCCCATGTTCACACCGATGTTCGTGATGAGCCGCATCACCGGCTGGACCGCCCACATCATGGAGCAGTCCGCATCGAATGCCCTGATTCGCCCGCTGAGTGAGTACTCGGGCCAGCCGCAACGCGCACTGGTCTGA